A single Maridesulfovibrio frigidus DSM 17176 DNA region contains:
- a CDS encoding EAL domain-containing protein, which produces MYSKSKISIHEIIERECLATMFQPLISMNRKSVIGYEALTRGVNPYTEEVISPLDLFSMCEDVETLTKLDRACRRKAFKTFAPIFHKDRSLILSVNVDAGVLGENTLSLGTTKNMINEFGITANNIVIEVIESKAGNDDVLNRFVANCRRQGFLIALDDIGTGHSNLDRIPALKPDIIKIDRSLIKDIDTKFHNYEVTRSLINLAERTGTLPLAEGVETTQEALTLMRLGIDVFQGYYFGKPMNVDNVEKDHTAPIKSIASRFKTHMMEKLALKKERDKNYKRLAKQLKSALLTEKDINFDSILSSFIDENSNIECAYILNESGKQVSQTICNPFRLRENRRLIYQPAPVGADHSLKEYYLNIRSGKAWHTTCPYISLASGNTCITVSTKLGCGEDSKVLCIDISTHINE; this is translated from the coding sequence ATGTACAGCAAATCAAAAATATCAATTCACGAAATCATTGAACGAGAATGTCTGGCAACCATGTTTCAGCCGCTCATTTCAATGAACAGAAAATCAGTAATCGGTTATGAAGCCCTCACCAGAGGTGTCAATCCATATACTGAAGAAGTAATCTCTCCTCTTGATTTATTCTCGATGTGTGAGGATGTAGAGACTCTGACCAAACTAGACCGAGCATGCAGAAGGAAAGCCTTTAAAACTTTCGCCCCCATATTTCACAAGGACCGTTCTCTAATCCTATCCGTAAATGTTGACGCGGGAGTACTTGGAGAGAATACACTAAGTCTGGGCACTACAAAGAATATGATTAATGAATTCGGCATTACAGCGAACAACATTGTCATAGAAGTTATTGAATCCAAAGCCGGTAATGATGACGTCCTCAACCGCTTTGTTGCAAACTGCCGCAGACAGGGATTTCTCATTGCCTTAGATGATATTGGTACAGGCCACTCAAATCTGGACCGCATACCAGCACTAAAGCCAGACATCATTAAGATAGACCGCTCTCTTATTAAAGATATCGACACAAAATTTCACAACTACGAAGTCACACGTTCGCTCATTAATCTTGCTGAAAGAACAGGTACTCTGCCCCTCGCAGAAGGTGTTGAAACAACTCAGGAAGCATTAACCCTTATGCGCCTCGGAATAGACGTCTTCCAGGGGTACTATTTCGGCAAGCCCATGAATGTTGATAATGTAGAAAAAGATCACACTGCGCCCATAAAATCTATAGCGTCGCGCTTCAAAACTCACATGATGGAAAAGCTGGCCTTAAAAAAAGAACGCGATAAAAATTACAAACGCCTTGCAAAACAGCTTAAAAGCGCTCTCCTCACCGAGAAAGATATTAATTTCGATTCAATTCTATCTTCTTTTATAGATGAGAACAGTAATATTGAGTGTGCATATATCTTAAATGAGAGTGGCAAACAGGTATCGCAGACTATATGCAATCCATTCAGACTTAGAGAAAATAGAAGACTAATCTATCAGCCTGCCCCTGTTGGAGCAGACCACTCTCTTAAGGAATACTATTTAAATATTCGCTCCGGCAAAGCGTGGCACACAACCTGCCCGTATATATCCCTTGCCTCGGGTAATACGTGCATAACAGTTTCAACAAAACTTGGATGCGGAGAAGATAGTAAAGTGCTCTGCATAGACATCAGTACTCATATTAACGAGTAG
- a CDS encoding P-II family nitrogen regulator — translation MKLIIAYTRPECLTPIKQALYAKGIYTMSVTNILGSGRGAGFTETYRGVVMEVNLLKKVRLEIGLAEEKVEDAVDAIKTGAHTGKEGDGVIFVQDLPRTIRIRTGEEAL, via the coding sequence ATGAAACTCATTATTGCATATACACGGCCCGAGTGTCTGACTCCAATTAAACAGGCTCTTTACGCAAAAGGAATCTATACCATGTCAGTAACCAACATCCTTGGTTCAGGACGAGGCGCAGGATTCACAGAGACCTATCGCGGAGTTGTAATGGAAGTTAACCTTCTCAAAAAAGTTCGCCTCGAAATAGGACTTGCAGAAGAAAAAGTTGAAGACGCAGTAGATGCCATCAAAACAGGTGCTCATACTGGTAAAGAAGGCGACGGAGTTATCTTCGTACAGGATCTGCCTAGAACTATCAGAATCAGGACTGGCGAAGAAGCGCTTTAA